The following proteins are encoded in a genomic region of Blastopirellula marina:
- a CDS encoding thioredoxin domain-containing protein: MPNRLEHESSPYLLQHANNPVDWFAWGEEALQVAKDQDRPIFLSIGYSACHWCHVMEHESFESQEIADYLNAHFVCIKVDREERPDLDQIYMNAVQLLTGQGGWPMSVFLTPELKPFFGGTYWPPTASRGMPGFDQVIRAVVDAWSNRREMARQQSDILTERLQSIGTGSAESVEIAPGRVGMAVRQMEQSFDDRHGGFGQAPKFPHTMNVDLLLRNYVETRNEHSLKMALTTLDKMAMGGIYDHLGGGFARYSVDAKWLVPHFEKMLYDNALLVNNYVDAFRLTKLPRYAQVIRETCDYILRDMTDEAGGFHSTEDADSEGEEGKFYVWTPHEIHKLLGDEIVAERFCQVYDVTESGNFEGHSILNLKQPLAHIAEGLGTSEEELAEEMANARQVLFNARCDRVRPGKDDKILASWNGLMIEAFAKAGAALGEPSYLEAASRAAKFVTDKMTDANGRLLHTYRHGKAKLPAYLDDYSYLASAMFALYEATFNENWLDECHRLMQIAIEHFYDQEDGGFFYTADDHEALIARNKDFYDNSIPSGNGMAALVLAKLGKLIGDDELLNLAEATIVAGADVLQKHPIAAGQLLIAYDFLQSPVQQVVLAADASDPSVKDRIAELHSNYLPRTLLAAQFGVTSTSEHLKSLLAGKKPIEGEATIYACQNFQCHAPVSAVSYLSDLAANGK, translated from the coding sequence ATGCCGAACCGACTTGAGCACGAGTCCAGCCCCTATTTGCTACAACATGCCAACAATCCGGTCGACTGGTTTGCCTGGGGGGAAGAGGCACTGCAGGTTGCCAAAGACCAAGACAGGCCGATCTTCCTCTCGATCGGCTATTCGGCCTGCCACTGGTGCCATGTTATGGAGCACGAAAGCTTTGAGTCACAGGAAATTGCTGATTACTTAAACGCGCATTTTGTCTGCATCAAAGTCGATCGAGAAGAACGGCCTGACCTTGATCAAATCTATATGAACGCGGTCCAGCTACTGACAGGTCAGGGGGGCTGGCCGATGTCAGTATTTCTGACCCCAGAACTCAAGCCATTCTTCGGTGGAACCTATTGGCCACCGACGGCAAGTCGAGGCATGCCCGGTTTCGATCAAGTCATCCGCGCCGTGGTCGATGCTTGGAGCAATCGTCGCGAGATGGCTCGACAGCAATCAGACATACTCACCGAGCGACTCCAAAGCATCGGAACTGGCTCGGCCGAATCGGTCGAAATAGCCCCAGGTCGCGTTGGGATGGCGGTCCGCCAGATGGAGCAATCATTCGACGATCGCCATGGTGGATTTGGGCAAGCTCCCAAGTTCCCGCACACCATGAACGTGGATCTTCTTTTGCGAAACTACGTTGAAACACGCAACGAACACTCCTTAAAGATGGCCCTCACCACGCTCGACAAAATGGCCATGGGTGGCATCTACGATCATCTTGGCGGTGGCTTTGCTCGGTACAGCGTCGACGCGAAATGGCTTGTCCCTCACTTTGAGAAGATGCTGTACGACAATGCTTTGCTGGTCAACAACTACGTTGACGCATTCCGTTTAACCAAACTGCCACGCTATGCTCAAGTGATTCGCGAAACGTGCGACTATATATTGCGGGATATGACCGACGAGGCCGGTGGCTTCCACAGTACCGAAGATGCCGACAGCGAAGGTGAAGAAGGGAAGTTCTACGTTTGGACGCCCCATGAGATTCATAAACTATTGGGCGACGAAATTGTCGCGGAACGTTTCTGCCAGGTTTACGATGTGACCGAGTCTGGCAACTTCGAGGGGCACAGCATTCTGAACCTCAAGCAGCCACTCGCGCATATTGCCGAAGGACTGGGAACCTCCGAGGAGGAACTCGCTGAAGAAATGGCCAACGCCCGGCAAGTGCTATTCAATGCACGTTGCGATCGCGTTCGCCCCGGCAAAGACGACAAAATCTTGGCGAGCTGGAATGGTCTGATGATCGAAGCATTCGCGAAAGCAGGTGCAGCATTGGGCGAACCAAGCTATCTTGAAGCGGCTTCGCGTGCGGCGAAGTTTGTGACCGACAAGATGACCGATGCAAACGGGCGTTTGCTGCACACGTATCGTCATGGTAAAGCAAAACTACCTGCATACTTGGACGACTACAGTTATCTGGCATCAGCGATGTTTGCTCTCTACGAAGCGACCTTCAATGAGAACTGGCTGGACGAGTGCCACCGCTTGATGCAAATTGCCATCGAGCATTTTTACGACCAAGAGGATGGTGGTTTTTTCTACACCGCCGACGATCACGAAGCATTGATCGCGCGGAACAAAGATTTCTACGACAACAGTATTCCGAGCGGCAACGGTATGGCCGCCCTGGTCCTGGCGAAGCTTGGCAAGCTGATTGGCGACGACGAACTGTTGAATTTGGCTGAAGCAACCATCGTCGCAGGGGCCGACGTTTTACAGAAACACCCGATTGCCGCCGGGCAGTTATTGATCGCTTACGATTTTCTTCAAAGCCCCGTGCAGCAAGTTGTCCTCGCAGCCGACGCGAGCGACCCTTCGGTGAAGGATCGGATCGCCGAGTTGCATTCCAATTACCTTCCCCGCACACTCCTGGCCGCACAATTTGGTGTTACTTCGACGAGCGAACATTTGAAATCACTTCTCGCCGGTAAGAAACCGATCGAGGGTGAAGCGACCATTTATGCCTGCCAGAATTTCCAGTGTCACGCACCGGTATCCGCAGTGAGTTACCTGTCGGACCTTGCCGCGAATGGCAAGTGA
- a CDS encoding YceI family protein, whose product MMRLLGILIITGFFCVGCNPPAGEPDSGDTSDTNSTTPAATNDTLPPPTTKASPEEKPAPPAEAPAEEPKAESLNGVDPAAAAQPTPADSVKGLLDDGSTEEKPAPESGAEMKKPEATETVSVAASGPVEMKLTPDNTLIQFVGTHVGDDPKPRTGNFGKFSGTAKADGDKLTSVEVTIETTSLDAGIPDLTNHLKNADFFDVRQHPKATFKTTKIENGDDGTKITGDLTMLGNTKSITFPAKVTVGKDVKLEAEFVIDRLEFGMDYSPDKVHKDVTMTIKVGK is encoded by the coding sequence ATGATGAGACTACTGGGAATCTTGATAATCACCGGGTTCTTCTGCGTTGGCTGTAACCCACCTGCCGGAGAGCCAGATAGTGGCGACACGTCAGACACAAATTCGACAACGCCAGCCGCAACCAACGATACGCTTCCACCACCAACAACCAAAGCGTCGCCTGAAGAAAAACCTGCCCCTCCAGCCGAAGCTCCGGCGGAAGAACCAAAGGCGGAAAGCTTGAACGGAGTCGATCCCGCTGCGGCGGCCCAGCCGACACCTGCCGACTCAGTGAAAGGTTTGCTCGACGATGGCTCGACAGAAGAAAAACCGGCTCCTGAATCGGGAGCAGAAATGAAGAAGCCAGAAGCAACCGAGACCGTTTCGGTCGCAGCATCCGGTCCCGTCGAAATGAAATTGACGCCCGACAATACGCTGATTCAGTTCGTGGGCACCCACGTCGGTGACGATCCGAAACCACGTACCGGTAATTTTGGCAAGTTTAGCGGTACCGCTAAAGCGGATGGTGACAAGCTGACTTCCGTTGAAGTGACCATTGAAACCACTTCGCTCGACGCAGGCATTCCCGATTTGACCAACCACTTAAAGAACGCTGACTTCTTCGATGTTCGCCAACATCCAAAAGCGACCTTCAAAACCACCAAGATCGAAAACGGCGACGACGGTACCAAGATCACAGGCGACCTGACAATGTTAGGGAACACCAAGTCGATCACATTTCCGGCAAAAGTAACCGTAGGCAAAGACGTGAAGCTTGAAGCTGAGTTTGTCATCGATCGACTCGAATTCGGCATGGACTATAGCCCGGACAAGGTCCACAAAGATGTCACCATGACCATCAAGGTTGGCAAGTAG
- a CDS encoding DUF4112 domain-containing protein, with amino-acid sequence MTMRYLSPNTAHLAPRRPRSPEAVKKIDKRLQSLSKEDRQKLIARLRKIAYLFDDAVKIPGTNITLGWDAVLGLVPFVGDATTTAVSAYFLWEAKRLGASRWTMVKMVGNVLTDFVVGLVPLVGDLADIGFRANRRNMRLLEKELDRIERESGQSEVGVK; translated from the coding sequence ATGACCATGCGATACCTTAGCCCGAATACCGCTCACCTTGCCCCCCGACGTCCTCGCTCGCCGGAGGCGGTCAAGAAGATTGATAAACGTCTACAGTCACTGTCGAAAGAAGATCGGCAGAAGCTGATTGCTCGACTTCGCAAGATCGCTTATCTATTCGACGACGCCGTGAAGATCCCAGGCACAAACATCACGTTGGGTTGGGATGCCGTTCTAGGCCTTGTTCCCTTTGTCGGTGATGCCACAACCACGGCGGTCTCAGCTTACTTCCTATGGGAGGCGAAACGGCTAGGTGCTTCGCGCTGGACGATGGTCAAGATGGTTGGCAACGTGCTAACCGACTTCGTCGTGGGCCTTGTGCCACTGGTGGGTGACTTGGCCGATATCGGCTTTCGCGCCAACCGCCGCAACATGCGATTGCTCGAGAAAGAACTTGATCGCATCGAGCGAGAGAGCGGGCAGTCTGAGGTAGGCGTAAAATAA
- a CDS encoding DUF6268 family outer membrane beta-barrel protein has translation MKQSHSFAALLLLVGFLWGLATPVHAQAQLWAQRDIGTVQREGSFQPIDRIPATEVFPGGYELPPYPRNGKPGSPPVPAKLVAENPPELNMISEDVEKQDALFLTEDEVFTSRPKLKPSKDGVLQTLAIQSTWIAGSGDNIGITEVSGSATLGFPAPTRESPLLVTPGYGMFFLVGPDSVQAPATLYQAYLTTTWMSQLSPKWGTVLSVTPGVYSDFQMTNSDAFRVSGMAIMSYKSTDTLQFLLGVVYLNRDDYSLLPVAGLIWTPSDDYRLELTFPKPRYLQLFNYGDGYEDWWYVAGEFGGGTWSVEHPLGQNDDLTLTDYRLLIGMERKTEGGGKSFVEIGYVFGRKMEYKYDPTTLDMSDTVLLRSGWWY, from the coding sequence TTGAAGCAATCACACTCCTTCGCTGCATTACTACTGCTGGTTGGTTTTCTTTGGGGACTAGCAACGCCGGTGCACGCGCAAGCTCAACTGTGGGCTCAACGCGACATTGGTACCGTCCAGCGAGAAGGTAGCTTTCAGCCGATCGATCGGATACCAGCAACGGAAGTCTTTCCAGGCGGTTACGAATTACCCCCTTATCCAAGGAACGGAAAGCCGGGAAGTCCTCCGGTTCCAGCAAAGTTGGTCGCGGAGAATCCGCCAGAGTTAAATATGATCTCGGAGGATGTCGAGAAACAAGACGCATTGTTTCTGACCGAAGACGAGGTTTTTACTTCGCGGCCGAAACTAAAGCCCTCGAAAGATGGCGTTCTGCAGACGTTGGCAATTCAAAGTACTTGGATCGCTGGCAGCGGTGACAACATCGGAATCACGGAAGTCAGCGGCAGCGCGACGCTGGGGTTTCCAGCGCCGACACGAGAATCACCGCTGTTGGTGACTCCTGGCTATGGAATGTTCTTTCTCGTTGGTCCGGATTCGGTTCAAGCCCCAGCCACACTGTATCAGGCTTACTTGACAACAACCTGGATGTCGCAGCTTTCACCAAAGTGGGGAACCGTACTCTCGGTCACGCCTGGTGTTTACAGCGATTTCCAGATGACCAATAGTGATGCCTTCCGAGTGAGCGGAATGGCAATCATGTCGTACAAATCGACCGACACGCTTCAGTTCCTACTGGGGGTCGTCTATCTCAATCGAGACGACTACTCGCTTCTTCCGGTGGCAGGGCTAATCTGGACGCCGTCGGATGATTACCGTCTAGAACTCACATTTCCTAAACCCCGTTACTTACAGCTATTTAATTACGGGGATGGCTATGAAGACTGGTGGTATGTTGCCGGCGAATTTGGCGGTGGTACTTGGAGTGTCGAACATCCACTCGGGCAGAACGACGATCTCACGTTGACCGATTACCGCCTACTCATCGGCATGGAACGCAAGACCGAGGGCGGCGGTAAGTCATTCGTCGAGATCGGCTATGTATTCGGTCGCAAAATGGAATACAAATACGATCCTACAACGCTCGACATGAGCGACACGGTTCTCCTCCGCAGTGGTTGGTGGTATTAG